A single region of the Ziziphus jujuba cultivar Dongzao chromosome 10, ASM3175591v1 genome encodes:
- the LOC107430557 gene encoding uncharacterized protein LOC107430557, whose protein sequence is MEKAKRFLKLTDDESESVSRLVVPCHQAGNSSFYEDFALRGIRVDRVEPGLVACTLKVLPRFIDREGNLANGEIANLVDEVGGAVVHVEGLPMNVSVDMSISFLTTAKLNDELEITARVLGQRGRYSATVVLVRNKATGEIIAEGRHSLFRQRASKI, encoded by the exons ATGGAGAAAGCGAAGAGGTTTCTGAAACTGACGGACGATGAGTCCGAAAGCGTGTCGCGACTCGTCGTTCCCTGTCACCAAGCCGGTAACTCCAGCTTCTACGAGGATTTCGCTCTCAGAGGAATCCGAGTCGACCGAGTTGAACCCGGACTCGTGGCTTGTACTTTGAAGGTTCTTCCTCGCTTCATT GATAGGGAAGGAAATTTAGCTAACGGTGAGATCGCAAATCTTGTGGATGAGGTTGGTGGTGCCGTAGTTCATGTCGAGGGTCTGCCTATGAACGTCTCGGTGGACATGTCCATCTCATTTCTTACGACCGCCAAGCTCAAT GATGAGTTAGAGATCACTGCAAGAGTTTTAGGACAAAGAGGGAGGTACTCTGCAACAGTTGTGCTGGTGAGAAACAAAGCAACTGGGGAGATTATCGCTGAAGGTAGGCATTCATTGTTTCGTCAACGTGCGAGCAAAATCTGA
- the LOC107430537 gene encoding probable anion transporter 4, chloroplastic isoform X1: MYYSVAIDRPIRTSSFSKLPKPELATRRRQLSQRFFNPPEQKNLSLNASSSGPLLNLRLPRGSSSEFRSQRVKVSSDDAQFASPEEKKKKKKDVVQAPSFAEFITSERVKVVAMVALSLALCNADRVVMSVAIVPLSLSHGWSRSFSGIVQSSFLWGYMISPIAGGTLVDYFGGKVVMAWGVALWSLATFLTPWAAETSLWALLAARAMLGIAEGVALPSMNNMVARWFPQSERARAVGLAMAGFQLGSAIGLTLSPILMSQGGVFGPFVIFGLSGFLWVLVWISATSSTPDRHNQISKYELEYITNKTQKSSSVENKSKTTKVIPPFRRLLSKLPTWSLIVANSMHSWGFFVILSWMPIYFNSVYHVDLRHAAWFSAVPWSVMAVMGYLAGIWSDMLIQSGTSVTLTRKIMQSIGFIGPGIALVGLTMAKSPSIASAWLTLAVGLKSFSHCGFLVNLQEIAPQYSGVLHGLSNTAGTFAAILGTVGAGFFVELVGSFQGFLLLTSLLYFISAIFYNLFSTGERVNFDEPGISILHNT; the protein is encoded by the exons ATGTACTATTCAGTCGCCATTGACCGACCAATCCGTACCTCTTCTTTCAGCAAACTTCCCAAACCCGAATTAGCAACACGACGACGACAACTCTCTCAGCGTTTCTTTAATCCTCCTGAACAGAAGAACCTTTCTTTAAACGCTTCGTCGTCGGGTCCGCTGCTGAATTTACGACTTCCACGAGGTTCGTCGTCTGAGTTCCGGTCGCAGCGGGTCAAGGTTTCTTCGGACGATGCTCAATTCGCGTCTccggaggagaagaagaagaagaagaaggacgTCGTGCAGGCGCCCAGCTTCGCGGAGTTCATCACTTCTGAGAGGGTCAAAGTGGTCGCGATGGTTGCTTTGTCTCTGGCGCTGTGTAACGCCGATCGGGTCGTGATGTCAGTGGCGATTGTACCGTTGTCGCTTTCTCACGGGTGGAGCCGATCATTTTCTGGTATTGTTCAG TCATCTTTCCTATGGGGATACATGATATCTCCCATTGCTGGAGGGACACTGGTGGACTATTTTGGTGGTAAAGTGGTCATGGCTTGGGGAGTGGCATTGTGGTCTCTTGCAACTTTTCTGACACCCTGGGCTGCAGAAACTTCTCTATGGGCTCTTCTGGCTGCTCGAGCTATGCTTGGTATTGCAGAAGGAGTGGCTCTTCCTAGCATGAACAACATGGTAGCAAG ATGGTTTCCTCAATCAGAGCGAGCCAGGGCTGTTGGACTTGCAATGGCTGGATTTCAGCTAGGAAGTGCAATAGGACTTACACTTTCACCAATCCTTATGTCACAAGGTGGTGTATTTGGACCCTTTGTGATTTTTGGTTTATCTGGATTTCTTTGGGTCTTGGTTTGGATATCTGCAACATCAAGTACCCCTGACCGACATAATCAGATATCAAAGTATGAGCTGGAGTACATAACGAACAAGACGCAGAAATCCTCCTCGGTGGAGAACAAATCTAAGACAACCAAAGTGATACCTCCTTTCAGGCGCTTGCTTTCTAAGCTGCCTACATGGTCCCTAATTGTTGCTAATTCCATGCATAGCTGG GGTTTCTTTGTTATTCTTTCCTGGATGCCCATTTACTTCAACTCT GTATATCATGTTGACCTCAGACATGCAGCATGGTTCAGTGCTGTTCCATGGAGTGTGATGGCAGTCATGGGTTACTTAGCTGGTATATGGTCTGACATGTTAATCCAGAGTGGAACTAGTGTCACTTTGACTCGCAAGATCATGCAG TCAATTGGTTTTATTGGTCCTGGAATTGCACTTGTGGGTTTAACTATGGCAAAAAGTCCATCAATTGCATCTGCTTGGCTTACATTAGCTGTTGGGCTGAAATCTTTCAGTCATTGTGGTTTTCTTGTGAATCTTCAG GAGATCGCTCCACAATACTCTGGTGTTTTGCACg GATTATCAAACACTGCTGGAACATTTGCTGCAATTTTGGGAACAGTTGGAGCTGGTTTCTTTGTTGAATTGGTGGGTTCATTCCAGGGATTTTTGTTGCTTACATcactcttatattttatttctgccATTTTCTACAACCTCTTTTCAACTGGAGAGAGAGTCAATTTTGATGAACCTG GTATTAGCATCTTACATAATACTTGA
- the LOC107430537 gene encoding probable anion transporter 4, chloroplastic isoform X2 has translation MAGFQLGSAIGLTLSPILMSQGGVFGPFVIFGLSGFLWVLVWISATSSTPDRHNQISKYELEYITNKTQKSSSVENKSKTTKVIPPFRRLLSKLPTWSLIVANSMHSWGFFVILSWMPIYFNSVYHVDLRHAAWFSAVPWSVMAVMGYLAGIWSDMLIQSGTSVTLTRKIMQSIGFIGPGIALVGLTMAKSPSIASAWLTLAVGLKSFSHCGFLVNLQEIAPQYSGVLHGLSNTAGTFAAILGTVGAGFFVELVGSFQGFLLLTSLLYFISAIFYNLFSTGERVNFDEPGISILHNT, from the exons ATGGCTGGATTTCAGCTAGGAAGTGCAATAGGACTTACACTTTCACCAATCCTTATGTCACAAGGTGGTGTATTTGGACCCTTTGTGATTTTTGGTTTATCTGGATTTCTTTGGGTCTTGGTTTGGATATCTGCAACATCAAGTACCCCTGACCGACATAATCAGATATCAAAGTATGAGCTGGAGTACATAACGAACAAGACGCAGAAATCCTCCTCGGTGGAGAACAAATCTAAGACAACCAAAGTGATACCTCCTTTCAGGCGCTTGCTTTCTAAGCTGCCTACATGGTCCCTAATTGTTGCTAATTCCATGCATAGCTGG GGTTTCTTTGTTATTCTTTCCTGGATGCCCATTTACTTCAACTCT GTATATCATGTTGACCTCAGACATGCAGCATGGTTCAGTGCTGTTCCATGGAGTGTGATGGCAGTCATGGGTTACTTAGCTGGTATATGGTCTGACATGTTAATCCAGAGTGGAACTAGTGTCACTTTGACTCGCAAGATCATGCAG TCAATTGGTTTTATTGGTCCTGGAATTGCACTTGTGGGTTTAACTATGGCAAAAAGTCCATCAATTGCATCTGCTTGGCTTACATTAGCTGTTGGGCTGAAATCTTTCAGTCATTGTGGTTTTCTTGTGAATCTTCAG GAGATCGCTCCACAATACTCTGGTGTTTTGCACg GATTATCAAACACTGCTGGAACATTTGCTGCAATTTTGGGAACAGTTGGAGCTGGTTTCTTTGTTGAATTGGTGGGTTCATTCCAGGGATTTTTGTTGCTTACATcactcttatattttatttctgccATTTTCTACAACCTCTTTTCAACTGGAGAGAGAGTCAATTTTGATGAACCTG GTATTAGCATCTTACATAATACTTGA
- the LOC107430539 gene encoding calmodulin-binding receptor-like cytoplasmic kinase 2: MKKTSSPQNLYSSQRKQKSAFQEGDTCNGTSKNNHKSHPALKYFRVAVKKFSGIFTIFLFSQRKAASKSDITDGSRNKKDQIRGVSSPIDLSTGSYSNSSSRHKYSNASSNAASGQVGTLNFSFEEISKATNKFSPDNKIGEGGFGTVYKGRLKDGTLVAIKRAKKNTYDKVLSSEFRNEILALSMIEHLNLVRLYGFLELGDERIIVVEYVGNGTLREHLDGKHGNVLELAERLDIAIDVAHAITYLHMYTDPPIIHRDIKASNILITEKLRAKVTDFGFARVTTEDSGVTHISTQIKGTSGYLDPEYLRTYQLTDKSDVYSFGVLLVEMMTGRHPIETKKPNSERLTIRWAMQKLKEGYPVLAMDPKLRRNAPSTMAVEKVLKLAHQCLAPLRHSRPSMRKCGEVLWGIRKDFRDSAFPSPSTSHHSANFPRRDSKNRDTPFGIEDRGNFKFISA; this comes from the exons ATGAAGAAAACTTCAAGTCCCCAAAACCTATATTCAAGCCAGAGAAAACAGAAGTCTGCCTTCCAAGAGGGTGATACTTGCAATGGCACAAGCAAGAACAATCACAAATCTCATCCTGCCCTGAAATATTTCAGAGTTGCAGTCAAGAAATTTTCTGGGATTTTCACAATCTTTCTCTTTAGTCAAAGGAAGGCTGCCTCAAAATCTGATATTACTGATGGAAGCAGAAACAAAAAAGACCAAATTAGAGGGGTTTCCT CTCCAATTGACCTTTCCACAGGTAGTTACAGCAACAGTTCATCAAGACACAAGTACTCTAATGCTTCTTCCAATGCTGCAAGTGGGCAAGTTGGGACACTCAACTTCTCCTTTGAAGAGATTAGTAAGGCAACAAATAAGTTCTCTCCGGATAATAAAATCGGGGAGGGCGGGTTTGGAACAGTTTACAAAGGGAGGCTTAAAGATGGAACACTGGTTGCTATAAAGCGTGCTAAAAAG AATACATATGACAAGGTCTTATCGTCGGAGTTCAGGAATGAAATACTTGCCCTGTCAATGATTGAGCATCTGAATTTGGTCAGGCTATATGGGTTTCTGGAGCTTGGAGATGAGAGAATTATTGTGGTTGAATATGTTGGCAATGGAACACTTAGGGAACATCTGGATG GTAAACATGGAAATGTACTTGAACTTGCTGAGCGTTTGGATATCGCAATTGATGTAGCTCATGCAATTACCTATCTTCACATGTATACAG ATCCTCCAATAATACATAGAGACATAAAAGCATCCAACATCCTCATCACTGAGAAACTTCGAGCAAAAGTTACAGACTTTGGATTTGCACGAGTCACTACAGAAGACAGTGGGGTAACTCACATTTCAACCCAGATCAAAGGAACATCAGGCTACTTGGATCCTGAGTACCTCAGAACGTATCAACTAACCGACAAGAGTGATGTTTACTCCTTTGGTGTGTTGCTCGTAGAAATGATGACAGGAAGACACCCCATTGAAACAAAGAAACCTAACAGCGAGAGACTAACGATAAGATgg GCAATGCAGAAGTTAAAAGAAGGATACCCTGTCCTTGCAATGGACCCGAAGCTAAGAAGAAATGCACCATCAACCATGGCAGTGGAGAAAGTACTAAAACTGGCTCACCAATGCCTAGCACCTTTGAGACATTCAAGACCTTCCATGAGAAAATGTGGTGAGGTTTTATGGGGAATCCGGAAGGATTTCAGAGACAGTGccttcccttctccttctaCTTCCCACCATTCTGCGAATTTCCCTCGAAGAGATTCAAAGAATAGAGATACACCATTTGGGATTGAAGATAGAGGGAACTTTAAATTTATCTCTGCATAA
- the LOC107430591 gene encoding alpha-glucan phosphorylase, H isozyme yields MAATVKTNRAGVPASSGISSKVPAAAQPLAEEPSEIASNINYHAHYSPHFSPFKFEPEQAYYATAESVRDRLVQQWNETYLHYHRVDPKQTYYLSMEYLQGRALTNAIGNLNLQSAYADALNKLGHQLEEIVEQEKDAALGNGGLGRLASCFLDSMATLNLPAWGYGLRYRYGLFKQRITKEGQEEVAEDWLEKFSPWEVVRHDVVFPVRFFGHVEVNPDGARKWVGGEVLQALAYDVPIPGYKTKNTISLRLWEAKASAEDFNLFQFNDGQYESAAQLHSHARQICAVLYPGDATEHGKLLRLKQQFFLCSASLQDIISRFKERKQERGSWNWSEFPSKVAVQLNDTHPTLAIPELMRLLMDDEGLGWDEAWDVTSRTIAYTNHTVLPEALEKWSQPVMWKLLPRHMEIIEEIDKRFIACIRSTRTDLESKISSISILDNSPQKPVVRMANLCVVSAHTVNGVAQLHSDILKSELFADYVSIWPTKFQNKTNGITPRRWLRFCSPELSDIITKWLKTDQWVSNLDLLTGLRKFADNADFQDEWASAKLANKQHLAQYIERVTGVSIDPSSLFDIQVKRIHEYKRQLLNILGAIYRYKKLKEMSFEERKKTTPRTIMIGGKAFATYTNAKRIVKLVNDVGTVVNSDPEVNSHLKVVFVPNYNVSVAEMLIPGSELSQHISTAGMEASGTSNMKFALNGCLIIGTLDGANVEIREEIGEENFFLFGATADEVPRLRKERENGLFKPDPRFEEAKQFIRSGVFGSYDYDPLLDSLEGNSGYGRGDYFLVGHDFPSYMDAQARVDEAYKDRRKWLKMSILSTAGSGKFSSDRTIAQYAKEIWNIEECRVP; encoded by the exons ATGGCGGCGACTGTGAAAACCAACAGAGCAGGTGTTCCTGCTTCTTCTGGAATTTCTTCGAAAGTTCCGGCAGCTGCGCAGCCATTGGCCGAAGAACCGTCGGAGATTGCTTCCAACATCAATTACCACGCGCATTACAGCCCGCACTTCTCGCCGTTCAAGTTCGAACCTGAGCAAGCTTACTATGCCACCGCGGAGAGCGTTCGCGACCGTCTTGTTCAA CAATGGAACGAGACGTACCTTCATTATCACAGAGTGGATCCAAAGCAGACTTACTACTTGTCAATGGAGTATCTTCAAGGACGAGCTTTGACAAATGCGATTGGGAACCTCAACCTCCAAAGTGCATATGCCGATGCTTTGAATAAATTAGGACATCAGCTTGAGGAAATAGTTGAGCAG GAGAAAGATGCAGCATTAGGAAATGGTGGGTTGGGGAGGCTTGCTTCGTGCTTTCTGGACTCCATGGCAACATTAAACCTGCCTGCATGGGGTTATGGCTTGAGGTACAGATATGGGCTGTTCAAGCAACGGATCACCAAGGAGGGCCAAGAGGAAGTTGCTGAGGACTGGCTGGAG AAATTTAGTCCTTGGGAAGTTGTCAGGCATGATGTTGTATTTCCTGTCAGATTCTTTGGTCATGTTGAGGTTAACCCTGATGGAGC TCGAAAATGGGTAGGAGGAGAGGTTTTGCAAGCTTTGGCTTATGATGTGCCAATTCCAGGATATAAAACCAAGAACACTATTAGCCTTCGCCTTTGGGAAGCCAAAGCTTCTGCTGAAGATTTCAATCTATTCCAATTTAACGATGGGCAATATGAATCCGCTGCACAGCTTCATTCTCATGCTCGACAG ATTTGTGCTGTTCTCTATCCTGGAGATGCTACAGAACATGGAAAACTTCTACGGTTGAAGCAACAATTTTTTCTCTGCAGTGCTTCTCTTCAG GACATAATTTCTAGATTCAAAGAGAGAAAACAGGAACGTGGCTCATGGAATTGGTCTGAATTTCCCAGCAAGGTTGCTGTACAATTAAATGACACTCATCCTACACTTGCAATTCCGGAGCTAATGCGATTACTAATGGATGATGAAGGACTTGGATGGGATGAAGCATGGGATGTGACATCCAG GACTATTGCTTATACTAATCACACAGTCCTTCCTGAAGCACTTGAGAAATGGTCACAACCTGTGATGTGGAAGCTTCTTCCTCGCCATATGGAGATCATAGAAGAAATTGACAAGAGG TTCATTGCATGTATACGCTCCACACGAACTGATCTTGAGAGCAAGATTTCCAGTATTAGCATCTTGGATAACAGTCCCCAAAAGCCTGTGGTTCGGATGGCAAACTTATGTGTGGTTTCTGCACATACA GTTAATGGTGTTGCCCAATTGCACAGCGATATTCTAAAGTCAGAGTTATTTGCAGACTATGTTTCTATATGGCCAACAAAGTTTCAAAATAAAACCAATGGCATTACTCCTCGCCGGTGGCTCCGGTTTTGCAGTCCTGAGCTCAGTGACATAATCACAAAATGGTTGAAAACCGATCAATGGGTCAGCAACCTTGACCTACTGACAGGTCTACGGAAA TTTGCAGACAATGCAGACTTCCAAGATGAATGGGCATCTGCCAAATTGGCTAATAAACAGCATCTGGCACAGTACATAGAGCGTGTGACAGGTGTGAGCATTGACCCAAGCAGCCTATTTGACATACAAGTGAAGCGAATCCACGAATATAAGAGACAGTTGCTGAACATTCTTGGTGCAATTTACAGATATAAGAAGTTGAAG GAGATGAGCTTTGAAGAGCGGAAGAAAACAACTCCACGCACCATCATGATAGGAGGAAAAGCATTTGCAACATATACAAATGCTAAAAGAATAGTCAAACTGGTAAATGATGTTGGTACTGTAGTCAATAGTGATCCTGAGGTCAATAGCCACTTGAAG GTAGTATTTGTTCCAAATTACAATGTATCTGTCGCAGAGATGCTCATTCCAGGAAGTGAGCTATCACAGCATATTAGCACTGCAGGCATGGAGGCAAGTGGCACAAGCAACATGAAGTTTGCGCTCAACGGTTGCCTCATAATAGGTACACTTGATGGGGCTAATGTGGAAATTAGGGAGGAAATTGGAGAGGAAAATTTCTTCCTCTTTGGGGCAACAGCAGATGAAGTCCCCAGATTGCGCAAGGAAAGAGAGAATGGACTG TTCAAGCCTGATCCTCGGTTTGAGGAGGCCAAGCAGTTCATAAGGAGTGGGGTTTTCGGAAGTTATGACTATGACCCACTGCTTGATTCACTAGAGGGAAATTCTGGTTATGGTCGTGGCGATTATTTTCTTGTTGGTCATGACTTTCCAAGTTACATGGATGCTCAGGCAAGAGTGGATGAAGCTTACAA GGATAGGAGAAAATGGCTGAAGATGTCCATACTAAGCACAGCTGGGAGTGGCAAATTCAGCAGCGACCGCACAATCGCTCAGTATGCCAAGGAAATCTGGAACATAGAGGAATGCCGTGTACCATAA
- the LOC107410958 gene encoding serine/arginine-rich splicing factor SR45a isoform X4, producing the protein MMSYSRRSRYSRSPSPYKRYGRSISRSLSRSRSRSPSSDVDNPGNNLYVTGLSPRMTKRELEKHFATEGKVVDVHLVVDPWTRESRGFGFVTMSTVEEADRCIKYLNRSVVEGRVITVEKARRRRGRTPTPGFEVIRRRTPSYSPSRRTPSYSPSRRTPSYSPRQSPSYSPYRRSLSGSSRSSDRSRSRSYSPYYRRRRRSFLPYYRRRRSYSPYESPYYRRRRSYSPYDGRRRSYSRSLSPYSRSPVSRRDRSYSPYSRDDSPYEHYYGRRYRYRFASRSVSPRARRRSRRSYSRSVSPKPRRSSRSSYSPSVSPRQRSSRRSYSPSVSPSRRRSKRSYSPSISQSQRLSKSYRVSSRRDLSQDSYSRSSRSRSLSRSVSASSRSVSRSVSPRSSSPTS; encoded by the exons ATG ATGTCTTACTCCAGAAGGTCAAG GTATTCCCGTTCTCCATCTCCATATAAGAGATATGGTAGATCTATCTCAAGATCTTTGTCAAGGAGCCGGTCAAG GAGTCCCTCAAGTGATGTGGATAATCCTGGTAATAACCTGTATGTCACAGGGTTGTCCCCCCGAATGACAAAGAGAGAACTTGAAAAGCACTTTGCAACGGAGGGGAAG GTGGTGGATGTTCATCTAGTGGTTGATCCATGGACAAGAGAGTCTCGTGGTTTTGGGTTTGTTACGATGTCAACTGTTGAGGAAGCTGATCGCTGCATTAAGTATTTGAATCGCTCTGTAGTTGAAGGCCGTGTAATTACAGTGGAGAAG GCAAGGAGGCGAAGAGGGCGTACTCCTACTCCAGGATTCGAGGtaa TTCGTCGAAGAACTCCAAGTTACTCTCCTAGTCGAAGAACTCCAAGTTACTCTCCTAGTAGAAGAACTCCTAGTTACTCTCCTCGTCAATCTCCCAGCTACTCTCCTTACCGAAGGAGCTTGAGTGGGTCATCTCGATCATCAGACCGATCTAGGAGTAGATCGTACTCTCCCTACTATAGACGTCGTCGCAGATCATTCTTACCTTACTATAGAAGGCGTAGATCATATTCTCCATATGAGTCACCTTACTATAGAAGGCGTAGGTCATATTCTCCATATGATGGTCGTCGTAGGTCTTACTCAAGGTCACTGTCACCGTACAGCAGGTCACCTGTGAGCCGTCGGGACCGTTCCTACTCTCCCTACTCCAGGGATGATTCCCCATATGAGCACTACTATGGAAGAAGGTATCGCTATCGCTTTGCTTCTCGTAGTGTCTCACCAAGGGCAAGGAGGAGGTCAAGAAGGAGCTACTCACGTAGTGTCTCACCCAAGCCCAGGAGGAGTTCAAGGAGTAGCTACTCTCCTAGTGTTTCTCCTCGACAGAGGAGTTCAAGAAGGAGCTACTCTCCTAGTGTTTCTCCTTCACGAAGGCGCTCAAAAAGGAGCTACTCTCCAAGCATCTCACAGAGTCAGAGGTTGTCAAAGTCTTACAGGGTTTCATCTAGACGTGACCTTTCTCAGGATAGCTACTCCAGGAGTAGCAGGAGCCGGAGCTTGAGTCGGAGTGTGAGTGCAAGTTCCAGATCAGTTTCAAGGTCTGTTAGCCCTCGGTCTTCATCACCTACCTCTTAG
- the LOC107410958 gene encoding serine/arginine-rich splicing factor SR45a isoform X1 gives MMSYSRRSRYSRSPSPYKRYGRSISRSLSRSRSRSPSSDVDNPGNNLYVTGLSPRMTKRELEKHFATEGKVVDVHLVVDPWTRESRGFGFVTMSTVEEADRCIKYLNRSVVEGRVITVEKARRRRGRTPTPGFEFVEELQVTLLVEELQVTLLVEELLVTLLVNLPATLLTEGA, from the exons ATG ATGTCTTACTCCAGAAGGTCAAG GTATTCCCGTTCTCCATCTCCATATAAGAGATATGGTAGATCTATCTCAAGATCTTTGTCAAGGAGCCGGTCAAG GAGTCCCTCAAGTGATGTGGATAATCCTGGTAATAACCTGTATGTCACAGGGTTGTCCCCCCGAATGACAAAGAGAGAACTTGAAAAGCACTTTGCAACGGAGGGGAAG GTGGTGGATGTTCATCTAGTGGTTGATCCATGGACAAGAGAGTCTCGTGGTTTTGGGTTTGTTACGATGTCAACTGTTGAGGAAGCTGATCGCTGCATTAAGTATTTGAATCGCTCTGTAGTTGAAGGCCGTGTAATTACAGTGGAGAAG GCAAGGAGGCGAAGAGGGCGTACTCCTACTCCAGGATTCGAG TTCGTCGAAGAACTCCAAGTTACTCTCCTAGTCGAAGAACTCCAAGTTACTCTCCTAGTAGAAGAACTCCTAGTTACTCTCCTCGTCAATCTCCCAGCTACTCTCCTTACCGAAGGAGCTTGA
- the LOC107410958 gene encoding serine/arginine-rich splicing factor SR45a isoform X3 produces MMSYSRRSRYSRSPSPYKRYGRSISRSLSRSRSRSPSSDVDNPGNNLYVTGLSPRMTKRELEKHFATEGKVVDVHLVVDPWTRESRGFGFVTMSTVEEADRCIKYLNRSVVEGRVITVEKVSCV; encoded by the exons ATG ATGTCTTACTCCAGAAGGTCAAG GTATTCCCGTTCTCCATCTCCATATAAGAGATATGGTAGATCTATCTCAAGATCTTTGTCAAGGAGCCGGTCAAG GAGTCCCTCAAGTGATGTGGATAATCCTGGTAATAACCTGTATGTCACAGGGTTGTCCCCCCGAATGACAAAGAGAGAACTTGAAAAGCACTTTGCAACGGAGGGGAAG GTGGTGGATGTTCATCTAGTGGTTGATCCATGGACAAGAGAGTCTCGTGGTTTTGGGTTTGTTACGATGTCAACTGTTGAGGAAGCTGATCGCTGCATTAAGTATTTGAATCGCTCTGTAGTTGAAGGCCGTGTAATTACAGTGGAGAAG GTTAGCTGTGTGTAG
- the LOC107410958 gene encoding serine/arginine-rich splicing factor SR45a isoform X2 — protein MMSYSRRSRYSRSPSPYKRYGRSISRSLSRSRSRSPSSDVDNPGNNLYVTGLSPRMTKRELEKHFATEGKVVDVHLVVDPWTRESRGFGFVTMSTVEEADRCIKYLNRSVVEGRVITVEKCLWQQVSCV, from the exons ATG ATGTCTTACTCCAGAAGGTCAAG GTATTCCCGTTCTCCATCTCCATATAAGAGATATGGTAGATCTATCTCAAGATCTTTGTCAAGGAGCCGGTCAAG GAGTCCCTCAAGTGATGTGGATAATCCTGGTAATAACCTGTATGTCACAGGGTTGTCCCCCCGAATGACAAAGAGAGAACTTGAAAAGCACTTTGCAACGGAGGGGAAG GTGGTGGATGTTCATCTAGTGGTTGATCCATGGACAAGAGAGTCTCGTGGTTTTGGGTTTGTTACGATGTCAACTGTTGAGGAAGCTGATCGCTGCATTAAGTATTTGAATCGCTCTGTAGTTGAAGGCCGTGTAATTACAGTGGAGAAG TGTTTGTGGCAGCAGGTTAGCTGTGTGTAG